From Desulfosalsimonas propionicica, the proteins below share one genomic window:
- a CDS encoding AAA family ATPase, which translates to MAIITISRGCFSHGKEVAEKTAEILGYKILSRETLIEEANQRYNVPEKELIQSIHDAPSVLERFTRGKEKYLSYIQAVLLEHAKDDNIVYHGHGSHILLPDISHVLNIRIIADLADRIDFMREKHNISEKEAISYINEEDNTRARWAHYLYKVDLTNPHSYAMTIRIKRMKVTDAAETICHAARRKTFVATPDSRKAIGDLALSSRVKAAIENYCKPDLKVSVNATSGIVYIKAETQNVRKSGYTSFKTEEYLREKTKKEITDEIGTAINGIPGIENVLYDIEPPSYT; encoded by the coding sequence CCGCGGATGCTTCAGCCACGGCAAGGAAGTTGCGGAAAAAACAGCGGAAATTCTTGGCTACAAAATCCTGAGCCGGGAGACCCTGATCGAAGAAGCCAACCAGCGCTACAATGTTCCTGAAAAGGAACTGATCCAGTCCATTCACGATGCGCCATCGGTTCTTGAGCGCTTTACGCGGGGCAAGGAAAAATACCTCTCCTATATCCAGGCGGTTTTACTGGAACACGCAAAAGACGACAACATCGTCTATCACGGCCACGGCTCTCACATCCTGCTGCCTGACATCTCCCACGTATTAAACATCCGTATCATAGCCGATCTTGCCGACCGAATTGACTTTATGCGGGAGAAACACAATATCAGCGAAAAAGAGGCCATCAGCTATATTAACGAAGAAGACAACACCCGGGCGCGATGGGCCCATTACTTGTACAAGGTGGATCTGACAAACCCGCACAGCTATGCTATGACCATCCGGATCAAACGGATGAAAGTTACCGACGCAGCCGAAACCATCTGCCACGCCGCCCGGCGAAAAACTTTTGTCGCAACCCCGGATTCAAGAAAAGCCATCGGGGATCTGGCGCTGAGCTCCCGGGTGAAAGCAGCCATTGAAAATTACTGCAAGCCCGATTTAAAAGTATCGGTAAACGCCACCAGCGGAATTGTCTATATCAAGGCCGAAACCCAGAATGTCCGCAAAAGCGGTTACACCAGCTTTAAAACCGAAGAATATCTCAGGGAAAAAACCAAAAAGGAAATCACCGATGAAATTGGTACGGCAATAAACGGCATACCAGGCATTGAAAACGTGCTCTATGACATAGAGCCCCCTTCCTATACTTAG